The following DNA comes from Halalkaliarchaeum sp. AArc-CO.
GGCTCGTAACGATCAGTGGGGCGGTGAACGGGGCCGGTCCCGGTCACGCGGACGTCATCCCCGACGCAGGCTGCATGTCGTCTCCGACGTCCAGTGTCGAATCCTCGAGGTACAGGGTACGGACTCGCTTTCCGATGCGATCCCAGTCGAGTTGCCGGACCGCCGCCCGGTTACGCCGTCCCATCGCTGCCAGAGCCTCCGGATCGTTTACCGCTCGAACTAATCCGGACCGAAGACCGTCGGGATCGGACGGGTCATAGAGGATCCCGCCGTCGGAACCGACCACGTCCGGAAGACAGCCCAGCTGCGGGGCGACGACCGCCCGTCCGAACGACATTCCGAGGACCGCACTGCCCGACGTGAGGATGGAATCGTACGGCAACACGATCGCGTCTGCGGCGCCCATGTACACCTGGACCTCTTCGTCGGAGACGTACTCGAAGACGGCTTCGACCCGTTCGTCCGATTCACAGGCATGGCGAACGCGGTTTTCGATGGTCTCGTCCCACGGGTTTCCGACGATCAGTAGCCGCGCGTCCCCCTCGACTGTTCGGAACGTCTCTACGAGCTCCAGGACGTTCTTGTACGGTCGTATCAGGCCAAAATACAGCAGTACTGGGTCGTCCTGGGGAAGGTCGAGCCTCCGGCGAGCCTCGGTCTGTGTGATCTCGTCCCGGTAGGCGTTCTCGAAGTGGCCGTGGGGCACCACGCGGATCCGTTCGCCGACGTGTTCCGGAAGCCGATAGCAGTCACAGACAGTCCCGACAGCACTCTCGCAGTGGACGACGATCTGGTCCACGAGTCGTGCCAGGACGTGACTGCTCGCGAGTTCTGTTCGCACGGCGTGTCGCTCGTGGTTCGCGAGGTTGTGGACGGTCCAGACGAGCCGGATCCCGAGCGCCTTCAGTACGGCGAGTTCGACGAACAACCTGATAGCGAGCAGCACTGCAAACAGGGGACGCCCCCAGTGTTCCGCGATCAGAAACCGGTGGATCCAGTGGAGGTGAACCACGTCGGGAACGCCGTGTCGTCGAACCCCCGAGAGCAAGGGAAACACCCCGGAGGCGTCCACCGGGAACACCCGAACGTCGTGCGCCTCCAGTGCGTCGATCAACTCGGACTGGTAGGGATTCGAGTCGGAGTAGTCGGGACTCATCAATACCGTTAGTCGTTCTGAGCCGTGATCGGTCATCGGTTCCTCTCCCCGTTCCCGATGGCAGACGGTGACTCAATGGCGACGTACGGGTGCGTCAGGAGATCGATACGAGTTCGTGAGAACTTCGTCGGTCCCCGAGTGTCATCACCGATAGCCGTCGTCGAGAAAACGGGACCAGGCCCGCATGGGACGCAGTTGCTGGCACACAAGCTGGTTTGATACGGCCCGGACCCTTCTGTAGTTTGGTTGTTATCGGTTAAAAAGGTAGCGCAGGAGGTCCCAGCCCGGTGGTCTTTGTGAGAGCGAGGTCGGCGTCTGATCGGAACACCCACGGCCGTATTTCGTCGGTTCGGCCGTCCCCGCTCACGACTGGTCATTCGAGGGTCCCGTCCCGTCCTCGTCGGTTTCGAACTGTTTCGTCTCATTTTCCTCCGGATCCTGGAACGCTTCCACGCCCGGGAGGGATTCGACTGCCTCGTTCGTTCCGACGGCCGTCGCCGCCGAGACAGCATCGCGGAATCTATCTCGGTTCGGATACTCCCGGACGGTCAACACGCGGTCACCTTCGAGCTCGAAGATCACCTCGAGAGTTCCGTCCGGATGTCGATACTCGTCGGCTTTCGACAGTTCCGCAGAGTGGTTGTTTTCGTTCATGTACACTCTCCGTACTCGTATGTCGCCAACGAAGGCTCATTCGGGGGGTATCCGCGTCGGGAGGGCGATGTCGTCGCCGATCGGAGGTTCGAGGATCGCTCACCGCCGACGCGGAGCGTCGAATTCGACGGTCCTCTTGTCAGCGCTCGGGATTGGGTGCCATCGTAGACCTGGAGGGTGACGGCTCCGGTGAGCGCTCCTCGCGTCATCTCGACCATCGTTGTTCCCACAGCTGTCTCACTGCCCCTCCCAATTCGTCGGTTCTCGCCGGGGCTCTCGACAGCCTCCTGAGGCGGCGGTTGGGTGCTCCGTCGAGAGTCATACGTGACCTCAAGGCCAACCATCGGTATTGTTATAGAGTAATTGATCGCGCAAATAGGCTGACGTCTGACGCAGGGAAGTCAATTCGATCCACTGTTCGGGATTTATGATTCCAGGGACGACGTCTGATCGGTCGCACGGAACACTTCACGCCCCCCGACGAACGCGTGATCGACTGTCGGTACGGGGTCCGGATCGACGACGAGCACGTCTGCACGTGCCCCTCCTTCGAGCCGCCCTCGGCGGAGGAACCCCACCACGTCGGCCGGGTTCTTTGTCACGCGTGCGACCCGTTCGTGCAACGGCTCTCCCGTTTCCACGAACGGCGCCGCCAGCAACGACGGCGGGTGATAATCCGAACAGAGGACGTCCACCACCCCCTCACGGGCCGCTTCGCGAGCTTCGAGGTTGTCCCACAGGCTGCCGCCCCGGACGAGGTTCGGGGCTCCCATGACGGTGCACAGGCCGAGTTCTTTGGCCCTCCGTGCGGCGGCCATCGTCAGCGGGTATTCGCAGATGGTCGCCCCGCACTCTGCGGCGCGGTACACTTCCGCCGGCGTCTCGTCGTCGTGGGAGGCGATGGGGATGCCGTTCGCGTGGGCCTTTTCGACGATGCGTTCGATCCGGTCGTTCACCACGTGTGCGGACATGGTGCTCCGTCGTTCGGCGAGCTGTTCGACGGCCTCCGAGGACAAGTCCCGGTCACCGACGTACCGACGCTGGAACTCTTCGACGTCGTCGAACTGTCCGCTCCCGGGGACGTGGTTCACGAGCGAGACCAGGTCGACGACGTTGTCCGTCAGGAACTCCGCGACGGCGGCGTGGCTCTTACAGCCGAGTTCACACCGGGCGTGAACGCGGTTGTTCCCGAGGAAACCGTCGGTTTCCTGGATCGTCCTCGTGAGTTCTCTGGCGAGATCGAGCGTCCGGTTCTCCTCGACGGCGTCCTCGAAGGAGATCGCGTGGAACTTCGTGGTCACGCCGGTGGCCACGTTCGCCCTGTCGGCCGACGAAAGCGCCAGCCGCTCGTCCACGTGCGCTCCAGAACGGGGGAAGAGGTGGTGTTCGATGTCGTCGCCGTGGAGGTCGACGATTCCCGGCATGACGATCCGGTCTGTCGCGTCGATCACCGTCGCGGCGTCGGATCCGATCGTGGTTCCCACCTCGCGGATCCGTCCCTCCTGCAACAGAATACAGCCGTCCTCGATTGACCCTTCCGGCGTGACGACCGTTCCGCCGCGGATCTCCGTTACACCGTGATCGGTTCGGAGACCTGTGTCGGTTCCGCCGTAGTTTCGACGTGCTATTCGATCGGAACTCATGTCCACGAGGTTACCAGAGATCCCTGTTAGTTATGAGGCGTCCACCCGACGTTAAGCGGGTACAAAACAGGGACTGCGACGGCAGGGCCAGACTCTCAGATTTTTCCGTAAGCTCGAACTCATAAGTATCGGTGACTTACTCGGTGCATTATTCCTCCGGATTATCGAAATGTTAAGTGCATTATGTAATATATTACCAAGATACTGGCGCTGTCTCACTGATATGTACCGTAATCGATGGCCGCTGTTCAGACCCCAGACAACTCGCGCGTCGATTGCGGTACGAGCTCCCCAGCTCGAAGTCGACTGTCGTCGGAAGACGACCGTCCGTGACTCAACGGCGAGAGCGTCCCCCCAGCCCGCTCTCGTCATTACCGCGACTGAGACTATCCATTTTCCGACCGGTTTCAGACTCGAATGACGAGCAGATCGAAACAGTTGTACGCGGTTTGAAATTTCATGGACTCGTTGCCGGAGATTATCCACCGCGTCTACGAGGCTGGATTCGGACGTAGCACTGCGATGCGGGACGAACTTCATAATGCCCTGAACGGTCAAAACATCCTGTCTTGGGCGGGCGTCCCCCCACGCTAGTGACGAATAGACTACAGCGTGCGAGAACGGAATACACTGTTATGACACGATTAGTTAATTCGGACTGGCCGAAACAAACTGAGTATGAGTAAAACCAAACTCATCGCCGTCGTACTGTTGGGGGCCGTCTCTGTCGTCCTGCTCCGCTCACGTATCGGACAGACAACCAGCGCGGACGAGTAGCTATTCACCAGACGTCTTTGTATCGACTAACGTCGATAATCATCGTCGCCTTTGAAAAACTGATGCCCTCTCTGGGAGAAAACAGATTGTCAGGTGGTGGACCAGAGAGTCAACGCTCCTTCGTCCCATCCTCAGAAGGAGTCGCTGAGAGAACTCTTCAGTACCTGTTCGACGATTTCATTACGGCACCCTCTCATCTTACAGGATATTTTAAACTGGTTGGTTTACTCTCTTGTTGTTACAGCGATCTTAGTATATTCATTACCAAACAGCTCGCTGTCCTACAACTCCACGCATGCCTCCGAAAATCTCAGTAATCATCGCCACGTATTATCGGAATAATCTACTATCGGAGGCCATTGAAAGCGTCGCCAACCAGGACTACGAACCCGTCGAACTCGTCGTCGTCGACGATTCGGGTGCGGAACATGCCCGCCCTGTATTGGAAGCGTACGAGAGTGTCGTGGATCGCCCGATATACCGGAGCAAAGAGGGGGATTGGGGAGCAGCATACACAACAGGAATCGCGGCCTCGACGGGCGAGTACGTCCAGTTTCTCGATGACGACGACCTCCTTCTTGACGGGAAACTAACCAAGACGGCTGCAGTCCTCGGGGAGAACCCTGACGTCGGCGTCTCCTACTGTGGCGTTATCAAAGAAGACGAAAAATACTACCCGAATCCGGACGTGGCTGGCGATATACTGGAGCATACACTGCGATTCCAGGATTTTCCCCTGTGGACCGGGTCAATGCTCATGGAGCGTGACGTTCTCATCGATTGCCTGCCATTGGCTACGAATGCGGGCGATCCAGATCTGAAGATCGAACTGGCAAAACGAACCGAGTTTGATTACGTCGACGAGTGTCTTGCCGTGTACCGGAGAGAAGCGAGTTCGAAGTGGGTTGGGCTGAAGAGGTTCGAGGAGGTGATGCGGGTCGTCCGAAACCAAAAGGAACTTTACGATCAGTATCCGGAGATCAGACGGTCCGTATTCGCCGACTGGTACGAGAAACAGGGAAAGGCCTACCTGAAACAGCGCCCGTGGTCACCGATGGCGACCCTGTGTTTCGCCAAATCCGCGTATTATGACGACGAAAACAGGCACATAA
Coding sequences within:
- a CDS encoding glycosyltransferase, which translates into the protein MSPDYSDSNPYQSELIDALEAHDVRVFPVDASGVFPLLSGVRRHGVPDVVHLHWIHRFLIAEHWGRPLFAVLLAIRLFVELAVLKALGIRLVWTVHNLANHERHAVRTELASSHVLARLVDQIVVHCESAVGTVCDCYRLPEHVGERIRVVPHGHFENAYRDEITQTEARRRLDLPQDDPVLLYFGLIRPYKNVLELVETFRTVEGDARLLIVGNPWDETIENRVRHACESDERVEAVFEYVSDEEVQVYMGAADAIVLPYDSILTSGSAVLGMSFGRAVVAPQLGCLPDVVGSDGGILYDPSDPDGLRSGLVRAVNDPEALAAMGRRNRAAVRQLDWDRIGKRVRTLYLEDSTLDVGDDMQPASGMTSA
- a CDS encoding glycosyltransferase family 2 protein codes for the protein MPPKISVIIATYYRNNLLSEAIESVANQDYEPVELVVVDDSGAEHARPVLEAYESVVDRPIYRSKEGDWGAAYTTGIAASTGEYVQFLDDDDLLLDGKLTKTAAVLGENPDVGVSYCGVIKEDEKYYPNPDVAGDILEHTLRFQDFPLWTGSMLMERDVLIDCLPLATNAGDPDLKIELAKRTEFDYVDECLAVYRREASSKWVGLKRFEEVMRVVRNQKELYDQYPEIRRSVFADWYEKQGKAYLKQRPWSPMATLCFAKSAYYDDENRHIKAIEAAASVFGRLGLTAASRVYAAARGTP
- a CDS encoding alpha-D-ribose 1-methylphosphonate 5-triphosphate diphosphatase yields the protein MSSDRIARRNYGGTDTGLRTDHGVTEIRGGTVVTPEGSIEDGCILLQEGRIREVGTTIGSDAATVIDATDRIVMPGIVDLHGDDIEHHLFPRSGAHVDERLALSSADRANVATGVTTKFHAISFEDAVEENRTLDLARELTRTIQETDGFLGNNRVHARCELGCKSHAAVAEFLTDNVVDLVSLVNHVPGSGQFDDVEEFQRRYVGDRDLSSEAVEQLAERRSTMSAHVVNDRIERIVEKAHANGIPIASHDDETPAEVYRAAECGATICEYPLTMAAARRAKELGLCTVMGAPNLVRGGSLWDNLEAREAAREGVVDVLCSDYHPPSLLAAPFVETGEPLHERVARVTKNPADVVGFLRRGRLEGGARADVLVVDPDPVPTVDHAFVGGREVFRATDQTSSLES